The sequence ATCAGCGGGCTGGATGTGCAAAACCCCACAGCGCTGGCAGACAGCATTGTGGATATGATGTTATAATCCATACAAAAAACAAAAAACGGCACCGCTTGCAGTTGCAGGCAGTGCCGTTCTTTTTTGTTCAGTCTGTTGTGCGTACCCACACGGCCATTTGGTCCTCCTTACCGTTTAGTCTGCGGCAGAAGGGGATGAAACGCAGGGTGCGAGGCTCGGCTTTTGGCGGTGATATGGTGTACAGATCATCGCTGGGTTGCAGACAGGTGCCCGCAGCCAGTAGGCAGCCGTCCCGATAGACGATAGGTGATTTGGAGTCCAAAGTAAGGGCGTGGATAGAGGGAGCACCTTGGGTCTCCAACGCATAGATCAGACCGCCCCGACTGAGCGCTACTCGCCCGGCATTGGCGCCTACCCGGGCGTTGCTGTACAGCAGCCGTACCGTGGGGACAAAGCAAAAGCGCAGGGTGATGGGGGCAGTGATCTGCTGCACATAGTAGCCGTCCTTTGCCGTAACAGGTTGGCCGTCCAGGGTAGGACATTTGCACCAGTCCGGTAGGCGCAGCCGCAGTCAAACCAGTTTTGGCGGCGCAACGCCTGGCGTTTGCGCTCCGGTACGGTATCGTTCAGTACACCCTCCGCCTCCAGTGGATTGGCGTAGTAGAAGTGGCAGCCGTCGGCGCTCATGGCTCCGGCAATTGTGTTCCACAAGGCAAGCTCCGCTACGGCGCCGTACGCAGCGTGCGGGTGGCAACGGTACAGCCGCTGCGCAAAGAATACCAGCCCGGCAGAGGCGCAGCTTTCCCCATACGCCAGGTCGTTCGGCAGATAATAGGCCGGGCCAAAAGCCTCGCCCACAGCCGTCTGGCCCAGTGCACCGGTCACATACAGTTTGGTGCGACACAGATCTTGCCACAGCGTTTCGCAGGCGGCTTGCAGCGCCCGGTTCCCGGTATGCTCTGCCACGGCGGCAGCCCCGGCATATAGGTACACGCCTCGCACCGCATGGCCCACGGCAGTTGTCTGTGCGGTCAGCGGGCAGTGGGCCTGGTTGTAAACATAGTCGCTGCCGTCGGTGTCAACGCCTCGTTCCCTGTCAAAAAACAGCGGTCGGGTGCCCCGCGTGCGGATAAAAAAGTCGGCTGTTTGCAAATAGTCCGCCTTGCCGGTGACCTCATACAGTTGTACCAGTGCCAGCTCTGCCAGCGGGTGGCCGGGATAGCCGGGGCGCTTTCCTTTGCCAAAGGTGCGGCAAATGCAGTCCGCTGCTCGGCAAGCAATATCCAATAGGTCCCGCTCTCCCTGCATGGTCCACCGGGCACAGGCCGCTTGGGCCAGATGGCCGAAGCAGTACAGCTCATGGTAGTCCTTTAAGTTGGTAAATCGGTTTTGCAGGCCGTTGATGGAATACAGGGTGTCCAAATAGCCGTCCGTCTCCTGGGCGGCGGCAATGATCTCCACCGCTTCCCGGCTCTTTTCAGTCAGGTACGCTCGGTTGCCGTAGGGTATGGCATAGGCGGCGGCCTCCAGCCATTTGTACAGGTCGCTGTCCTGAAACACCCATCCCATAAAGGCCTTCTCTTGGCTGTTCTTGTCATCATAATACCATTTGTCCGTGGGATAGGTGGGTCGGGGGCCACCGGCTTTTGCTGCGGCAATGGCATGAGCGGCCTTTTGGAAGTTGGCGATGCAGCTGCTCTTTGGCGCACCGGGCACCTGATCGTGCAGCACCTGCCATTGATAGGGCAGTACGATTTCAGCTACTGTGCGGATCCGGGGCGCCCAAAAGGGGTCGGTTACGGTGATGTGTTTGGGGCTGATAGGTTTCATAAGCCTGCTCCTTGGGTAAAAAAATAGACCTGTCTTTGTACAGGCCTATTATAGCATATTTTGTTTTAAGCGGCAATGTGGCCGGCGTTTGCAGTGGTGGTGGAAACCAGGCGGCGGGCGGTGGCGTCTTGCCGTGCCAGCTGAGCGCGGCGGCGCTGTCTGCGGGCATAGGCGGCTTTTTTGGCAGCCAATTTCTTTTCCCTGCGGGTGATCACCAGCCCCAGCACGGTGATATACAGCACAAATTCGGCGGCGAACACCAGCTTCATTTGGGTGGGGTCCAGCCAGTCCATCAGCCGGAAGGGCAGGCTCAGCAGGGCGTAGCCCACCACCAGGGCGGTCAGACTCAGCAGGGCGGATGAGATCAGGTGTTTTACAGTGTATTTTTTCATGGCGTTGTACCTCCTTCAAATTGCAACTTCATTGTAGCAATTCCCAAGGGTAGGCACAATGGGACTGGCAGCCAGAGTACCAAACTTGTCCCTGTTAGTAAATATCTTTACTTTGCTTTGCTTTTGCCGCTTCTTCCGCTTTGTAAAGGGCGGCAGCCACGGCGTGGGCGGCTTCTTCCAGCCGATCGGCAGGCACGGCAGAGGGGGAGACCACCACTATATTTTTGCCGCTTTTCTCTTTTACAATATACAAGGCAAGTCCCGCTTGCTCAAAAGGGGCGTTGTCCGGTAGCATCGGCGTTTCAATCTGCACCTGCAGGCCGTTTTCACCCACGCGCACCGGATGGTCCGGCAGTGCCTTTGCCAGCAGGGCACACAGGGTCTTGGCTTTGCCGGTGTACAGACGGCGGATTTTTTTGGTGCGGGACTTCATATTCCCGTCCCGCAGGTAGGCGCACAGGGCAATCTGCTCCGTTTTGGACGCAGTTTGGGCAAAGGTGTCTTTCATTTGATGGTAGGCGGCGGCCAGCGCCGGGCTGAGCACCATAAAGCTGATGCGAATGCCCGGCAGCAGCAGGGCGGAGAAGGCGCCCATATACACCACATTGCCGCTGCCCAGGGCGTACAGCGAGGGGGTGGGGGTGCTGCTGTACAGAAAGTCGTTTTCAAAGTCGTCCTCGATCACCACCGCGCCGGTATCTGCCGAGTGGGCGCACAGCTCCAGCCGCCGCTGAATGGGCATCACATCACCCTGCCGGTTCATGTGGGAGGGAGATACATAGATAATGTCCGCGTCCTTGTACCGGGTGCGCACGGTGTAGCCGTGGGCGGCAAACACGGTACTGCCCTGTACAAAGCTGCCGTCCGGGAAGGACACGGTGCGTCGCCCTTTCAGCAGCACGCAGAGGATCTCCAGCAGCATTTGCACCCCGGCGCCTACCACAATATGTTCCGGCGCAGTGACCACATTGCGCCGCTCCCGCACATAGTCTGCCAAGGCGCACCGCAAGTCGTACTCTCCCTGCGGCTCGCTGTAAGTGAGCAGCCGCTGCCGCTGGCGCAAGGCACTCTTAATGTAGCGCTGCCATAGGGAGAAGTCAAAGCTGGACAGATCGGCGCTGTTGCCGGTGAGATCCAGCCGAGGCGGTGTCTGCACCTGCGGGCGGGGCATGGGAGTTGCCGGTGCCTTAGGACCTCCCGCCACAAAGTAGCCGCTTTGGGGCTTGGCGTAAATATAGCCTTCCGCCGCCAATTGAAAGTAAGCATTTTGCACGGTGGTGCGGCTGATCCGGTAAAGCTCCGCCGCCCGGCGAATAGAGGGCATCCGTTCCCCCCGGCGCAGTCGCCCGTCGGCGATCATTTCCTTAAACATGGTGTAGGCTTGGGTGTATTTTAGCATAACTGTACCTTAAAAAATCAGGGCTTTTGTGTCTTTTATTCCTGTCAAAATTAGTATATACTATAAATAACAGAAAAGCAAGGGGGCGAGAATTTGAAAAACTGCGTGGTCTTTAACGACCTTTCCGGCTACGGCAACTGCTCGCTGATGGCGGCCATTCCGGTACTGACGGCTATGGGCGTGCGGGTGCACCCGGTGCCTACGGCGGTGCTTACCCGCCAAACCGGCTATGACCGTTACTCTATGGAGGATTTGACTGGCTTTATGCCCCAATTTACTGCGGACTGGCAAGAGGTACAGCCGGACGGCATCATCACCGGCTTTCTCAGCAATCCGGCCCAGGGGGACTGCATTGCGGACTTTCTGACTGTCCACCGCACGGCGGATACGCTCCTGGTGGTGGACCCGGTCATGGCGGACGACGGCAGCCTGTACGATGGGTTTGATGAAGCACGGTGTAATGCGGTGCGCCGCCTGGCAGCACAGGCAGATGTGCTCACGCCCAATGTAAACGAACTGGCGCTGCTGTGCGGGGCGGAATATACCGAGGATCCGGCGGCGGTGCGGCAAATGGGCGCCCGCTTGGCAGAGGATCACCGGGTGGTGGCGGTCACCGGCTATCGGCAGGGAACGGAGATCCACACCCTGGTGTTTGCAGACGGGGACTGTACAGACTTGGCAGCGCCCTTGCGCCCCGGTTCCTTTAGCGGCACCGGCGATCTGTTTGTTTCTGTATTCACCGGCGGCTTGCTTCGTGGCCGGACGCCGGCACAGGCAGCCAAACAGGCGGTGGATTTTCTCAGCCACGCCATCGCCGTTACCCACGGTACAGACCCCCGGGCCGGCGTAGATTTTGAAAAGATTATGGAGGATCTGTTATGAACAAGACGGTAAAAAAAATTTCATTCACGGCGCTGTTCGCCGCCATGGTGTTCGGCCTGACCATGCTGCACATTCCCATCGGTGCCGGCGGCTATATTCATGTGGGCGACGCCATGATTTATCTCAGCGGGCTGCTGCTGGGGCCTTGGGCGTTCCTGGCTGCTTCCATCGGCGCTGCGTTTTCTGATCTTGCCAGTGGGTTTGCCACCTATGCCATTCCCTCTGCCATCATCAAATTCCTTATTGCAATTCCCTTTGTTGCATTATATAATAAGAGCAATAAATTGCTGACGGTGTGGACGGCGCTGTGCACCATTTTGTCCGGTGCCATTACTGTTGGCGGCTACTATGTGGCGGATCTGGTGCTGTACCGGGAGGGCGCCATCGCGGATATACCGGCCAATGCCATTCAGGCGGTAGGCAGCGCAGTGGTGTTTATTGTACTGGCGCTGGCGCTGGACAAGGCCGGAATTTATAAAAGATTGAAGGGTTATCTCAATGGCTGATATTGTTTATCGCTATTACGACGGTGTGTATCTGAATATTACAAATCAGTGCCCCTGTAACTGCGCGTTTTGCATTCGCTCTAAGGGCGACGCTGTGGGCGATGCGAAGGAAATGTGGTTTGACACGGAGCCTACCTGGGAGGAAATCAAGGCGGCGATTGACGCTTATGATTTTGCCCACACGGACGAGGCGGTGTTTTGTGGCTACGGCGAGCCTACCAATGCGCTGGACCACCTGCTGCAAGCGGCGGATTATCTGCGCACAGTGAACCCAAAGATTCACCTGCGGCTGAATACCAACGGCCTGTCGGACTTAATTAACGGCAAGCCCACCGCAGAGCTGCTGTGCCGTCATTTTGACAGCATTTCCGTGTCTCTCAACGAGCCTACGGCAGAGAAGTATGATAAGATTACCCGCAACTGTTACGGCGGCAAGGCGTTTGACGCCATGCTGCAGTTCACGCGGGAATGTGTGGCGCACTGCCCGGATGTGCGTATGACGGTGGTGGATGTGATTTCGCCGGAGGATATTGAGAAGTCGCGCCAAGTGTGCGAAAGCACCGGCGCCAAATTCCGTGTGCGCAGCTTTGCTGCCGGAAGATAAAAAGGAATAACCATTCGGTTTAGCTAAAGTGCTGTAACGACGATTTTAACGAAAGCAGAAGTCATCGTTACGGCATTTTTAATTTTTGGCAAATTTTGGTGTCACAATACAGGCAAAAAACGACTCTAAACAGGTGAACGCCCGAAAGCGGGGCGGTTGTAACGCAAAAAAAGACAAAAGCCTGATAAGGAGTGCGTGCGTATGAAAAAGACCATCGGAACAATTTTAGCGGTACTTTGTCTGGTAGCAGCATTGCTGCTGGGCAGCGCCACGGCGTTTGCGCAGACGGCCGGGCAATGGACACCCAGAGAACATCCCCAGGACACCATCGGCTGTGTAAACGGTGCGCAAAGCGATGAGATTATTGCCCAAGCAGATCGGGACCTGGGCGGCTGCAAATTCACCTACCGCGGCAAGGGGAAACTGACCGGATGGGAAGTGCCGTTGCTGGAGGAGGGCAAGGATTATAAAATTCTGTCGCAAAGCGGCCGCAGCATTACCATTGCGGCGTTAGACGAAGATGGCTGTCTGCCCTATATCAATGCCAAGGTGCAGCAGCCGTCTGCTGTGGCCTCTACGGCTGCGGTAACCACTTCCGGCGTGGCTGCTGTACCGCCTGCAACGAAAAGAGAAACGGAAGCGCAGACACAGATGCGCACGGAGAAACAGACGGAAAAAGCACCGCAAATGGAAGCAGGCAGCACAAAAGCAGCCACGGAAGCGGTGGACGGCGAGAAAGAAAGCACCGCCAAGGGAAGCCGGCCGGTATTGCCTTTGGCTGCACTGGGCGCTTGTGCTTTGGCTGCGGTTGCCCTTGTACTTTGGCAAAGAAAGCGGCGCCGATAAGAGAATAAGAAAAAGAGAAAAGGGGGATCAGTCTATGACACAAGCAGAACGGGTGCGGCAGGCACAGGCCGGAGATGTAGACGCCTTTTGCGCCTTATATACCGCATATCAGCAAAAGCTGTTTCATTATGCCTATTACAAGCTGGGCAATGTGCAGGACGCTGAGGATGTGGTGCAGGATTGTATGCTTACGGCCTTTGAACAGCTGGGTATGCTGAAAAAGCCGGAGGCGTTCGGGTCGTGGCTATTTTCCATTTTATATCACGGTTGCGCCGGTGCGATTAAAGAGCAGATCACACGCCGCAACCAATCGGATATTGCGCAGCATGCCAACAGCCTTGCCTGTGACCAAACCGCAGCGTTTGCGAGGGTCGAGCTGCAACAGGCGTTGGCTCTGCTTAGCGACACAGACCAAAATATTATTTTGCTGTCAGTGGTTGTTGGGCTGAAAAGCAAGGAAGTGGCAAGGATTACCGGATTAACTGCTGTAAATGTTCGACAAAGACGAAGCAGAAGCCTGGCAAAAATGAAGCGCTATTTGTCATAAAGGGAGTGCGTGCTATGAAACAAAAGGATTTTGACTTTATTCAGCATAAATTTGAGCAAGCGCAGCCGCCGCTTCCGGACGGCTTGCGTGCAGAATGCCTAAAGCAGCGCATTTTGAAAAAAGAGTCCCATAAGGTGATTGCAATGCCTAAGCGAACTTCACGGTACAAAGCATGGGCGGTAACGGCGGCTTGTTTGGTAATGGTGTGTGTGGCTGCTGTGGGCGCAGGTGCAAGCTGGTACGGCGTGCCGGTGGACGGATTTCAAAGCGCGGCCCAGTTAACGGCTGTGACCGCTGCGATGACCCCTGTGGATACAGGAGAGGCCGGTTGCGCAGAGGCCACAACGGTTCTGACTAAACAGCAACCGGGGGTACAGCAGATGGCATCGGTTCAAACGGAAAACGGATATATGTATTACGCATACAGCGCAAGCATGGCAGAAAAAGGGCGTAATTGCGTTTATGTGTTTGATGCGGCGTCTAACCGACAGCAACCGCTGACGGTGATTGAAAATGTTGCCCCGGCGCAGGCAACGCTGCAAGGCGTGATAACCCACGGGGAGCGTTTAGCGGTTTTGGCCCGGGACGAGAATTGCACCTATTTGCGTATTTATTCGATTGCAGAGCCAACAAAGCCGGTGCTGCTGTCTGCCATAGAGCAAAGCGGCGCTTGTGTGCAAGCCGGATTGGTGGGCGAAAACGTGTATGTGCTTTCTCATTTTGTTTTTGACCCAAAAGCGGAACAGTCGGTGCCTGCCTTGACGGTTAACGGCGAGATACACCGGGCGCTGCCGGAGCATATCGTGCGCCTTGCCGGTGCAAATCAGGCACAGTACACGGTTTTAGGCACAGTGGATGTACAAACCGGTAAAGCGGCGGAGGATGTGGCGGCTGTGTTGGGCGGCGGCACAAAGGTGCAGCTGACAAAAAAAGCGGCTTATGTGGGCGCTTCTGCGGACGCAGACCGTACGGCGTACGGTGTAAAATGGAATTTGAAAAGCCAAAAATGTGCAAAAATCACGCGGCGAGAAGCCAAAACACTTTTTCAATTGCCCCATGAATTTGCGGCGGATTCTACCGAGCGTACCCTGTATGAGATGGGAGATGGTTGGCTAAGTATAGAGGAAAACTTGGAAACCGCTGCCCAAAGCCTTGCTCTGTATGATCGGGATTTTCAACTGCTGGATCGGTTGCAGCTGGAAGATGTGACCGTGTCGCACCGAGCCGCCATAGAGCAGGGGCAAAGGGTGTTTGCCCTGCCGTCTTATACGGCGGATGCGCAGCGACGGTACTATGGTGCTACGGTGTTTGAAATTCGGCAAAACAAAATTGTGCTGCTGAAAACGGTGCAAAATCCGCACCCGGAGGCAATGTATCCGGGGGATTGTGTGCTGACGGATTCATACGTGTATTGCTTTGATTTTTGTGAAAGCGGGGACGGTGTGTGCGCCAATCGGTTTGCACACGCATACCGATAAGTAAAAAGAGAGACTGCGGAAAAATTCGCAGTCTCTCTTTTTATCTGTGTGCCCTTGCACATTGGCGGCAAAGGGGCATAGAATGGTCTATCCGTGTGCTTGAACAGCAGGCACATAAAGTTGAATGCAAAAGGAGAGACTTTGATGACCCCTGTTTTACAGACTGCCGTAGGGCTGGCCATTCCGTTTGTGGGTACGCCGCCGGTTGCATGGTCCGGTATATACGACCTGCCGGTGTGTGGATATGCACGCCTGGTTCGCTGCGCACATAGTATAGTCTGACGGCTCCCGGCGACAGCTTCCTATTTTCACCTTCGAAAAAAGGGGATTGCGTCCGGGACAAAAATTTGATAAACTATAAGAGGTTAGTTGCAACTAACTTAGAACGCAGAAAAAAGGAGAACACGCAATGACCCCTGTTTTACAGACTGCCGTAGGGCTGGCCATTCCGTTTGTAGGCACGGCGCTGGGCGCAGCCGCAGTGTTTCTTTTCAAATCCAATATTCCGCCCCGGGTGCAAAAGATTTTGTTGGGCTTTGCTTCCGGCGTGATGCTGGCAGCCTCCGTTTGGTCGTTGCTGTTGCCTGCTTTGGAGCTGTCCGGCAGCTGGCTGCCGGTTGTGGTCGGCTTTCTCGTGGGGATCGGGTTCCTTTTGGGACTGGATCAGCTTACGGCTCGGCTGCATTTAGAGCCAAAGCCGGGCACGGCAGGCGCCAATTCTTTTTTGTTAGTGTTGGCGGTGACTTTGCACAATGTGCCGGAGGGTATGGCGGTGGGCGTGGCGTTTGCCGGTATGCTGGCAGGTGACGGGGCCATTACGCCGGCGGACGCCTTTGCCCTTGCTGTCGGAATCGCATTGCAAAATATTCCGGAGGGCACCATTGTGGCGGCGCCGCTGCGCAGCGACGGTTGCTCTCGCAGCCGTTCCTTTGTGTATGGGGTGCTGTCCGGTGCCGTAGAGCCGGTGGGCGCGGTGCTGACCATATTGCTCACCGCCCTGCTGCGTCCGGTGCTGCCCTTTTTGTTGGCTTTTGCCGCCGGGGCGATGGTGTATGTGGTGCTGGAGGAGTTGAACCCCCAGGCCCAAACCGGCCCCCACGGTCATACCGGCACCATGGGCGCTGCTGCCGGCTTTGCCTTGATGATGGCCATGGATGTGGCGCTGGGCTGAGTCGTCCTGGGGATAAAAAAAGGCCGTCCGCTGCTTTTTGCAGCGGGCGGTTTTGCTTTTTTTACGGTTTAGAACTGGTTCTGACCCAGCTTTTCGGCAATTTTTTGCCCGGTGGGAGTGGTGGCCAGTCCGGCCTGTGAGGTCTCGCGCAGGCAGGCGGGCAGCTGGCAGCCGATCTCGTACATGGCGTCAATTATCTCGTCCGGGGGGATCACGCTTTGGATCCCCGCCAGCGCCATTTGGGCGGCCACCACCGCATTGGCGGCGCCGGCGGCGTTGCGCTTAATGCAGGGGGTCTCTACCAGCCCGGCTACCGGGTCGCACACCAGTCCCAGCATATTTTTCAGCGCCATAGCGGCGCCCTGGGCAATGGCGTCGTTGTCGCCCCCTGCCAAATATACCAGACCGCCGGCGGCCATGGCGGCTGCGGAGCCGATCTCTGCTTGGCAGCCCCCTTGGGCACCGCTGATGGAGGCGTTCTCGGCGATTACACTACCAATCCCGGCACTGACCAGCAGAGCACGCAGCAGTTCTGGGCGGGGCAGACCCTGTTGTTTCTGATAGGTGATGAGCACTGCCGGAATTACCCCGCAGCTGCCGGCAGTGGGGGCGGCTACAATGCGCTTCATACAGGCGTTGCTCTCTGCCACCTGCACCGCTGCGGCGATCACAGAGGACAGGTAGTCTCCCAACAGGGTATCGCCTTTTTGGTTATATTCTGCCAGCCGGGCGCCGTTTTGGCCGCCCATTTTGCCGGTGGTCACCGCTGTCGGGTCGTACTGGGTGATGGAGTCCTCCATGGCCTTTGCCATTTGGTCCATTTGGTCCAGCACAGCAGTCTCCGGTAATTGGGTTTCCTTGGCCTGGGTGGTGAGTACTACCTGCCAAAAGGGGCACGCCCGGTCCCGGCAGCGGCGCAGGATCTCGTCTATTGAATGGTACGGCATGGCGTTTCCTCCAAACTCAGATAACTGACTTTTTTAATACCCTCCAGGGCGCGAATGGCGGCAATGGTGGCGGAGGGTATCTCTTGGTCGCATTCGGCAATAAAGGCGGCCCGCTTGCCCCGCCCGGAGCGGTACAGCCGCATTTCCGCAATATTCACCTTTGCCTGTGCCAGTAAGGCGCTGATCTTGGCTACCATACCGGGCACATCGGTGTTGCTGACAATCAGGGTGGGGTAGTCGCCGCTTACGTTGGCCTCCAGCCCGTCGATCTCTGCAATATTGATGATGGAGCCGCCCAGGGACTGGCCGATCAGATCCAGCACCTTGCCGCTTTCGCCCACCAGGTGCAGCTGCACGGAGTTGGGGTGGGCGTTCTTCAGCTTGGCCTGCTCCAGCCGAAAGCGCATGCCCCGAGCCTTGGCAACGGCAAAAGCCCGAGGAATTCGGGCGTCGTCCGGGTGCATACCGCACAGCCCGGCGATCAGTGCCAGGGGCGTGCCGTGGCCGCTGCCGGTGAGCCAAAAGGAGCCGTACAGCCCCAGGGTGGCGTCCTTAACCGGCTCCCCCAGCAGTTGGCGGGAGATGTAGCCGATCCGCACCGCACCGGCGGTGTGAGAGCTGGACGGCCCCACCATCACCGGGCCTAAAATCTCAAAAATATTCATACACTTCTCCTCCCTTGCGGAGTGGATAAAAAAACAGGCAACGGAGCCTTGTGCACCGTTGCCCTTTCTTATTATAGCCGTCTTTGCCCCAACAGGCAAGCGCTTTTTTTATTCCTCCGTGTGCTTACGCTTGGCGGCGGTCAGCGCCAGCAGCGCAGCACCGCACAGCACCGCGCCGGCAGCAGCGCCGGTGTGGCCGGTGGAGGGGGATTTGGCTGTGCTCTTTTTGGCGGCCTTGGCGGATTTTGTAGTGGTCTCTGTCTGTTTGGTGGTCGTCTCTTTTGCCGTGGTGGGCTTTGTGGGGCCCACCGGGTCGGTGGGCGCTGCGGGGTCCGTAGGTTGTACCGGGTCGGTGGGACCTTCCGGGTTCGTTGGCGGCTGGGGATCAGTGGGGCCTTCCGGATCAGTGGGCGGCTCCGGCTCACCGGTCCCGGGCACGGTGAGGGTCACCGTTTGCAGGCTTTGGTTGTCGCCCAAGGGGCCGGGATCAAAGAGAAAACCGGCTTCTTCCAGTTGGGCGGCGGTGTAAAAGGCCTTGACCGTTAGGGTAACGGTGGTATCTGCCTTGGCGGGCGTCACGGCGCCGGTGGTGGGGTCGATCACCTCCGGGTGGTCACTGGTCCAGCCGGTGACAATGCCGTAGTAGCTGAAGTCGTCGTCGCCGGTGGGCAGGTTTACCGGTTCGGTCACCCGGTCGGCTGCGGTGTTGTCGCCCAGCAGGGTTTGCAGATCGGCAGCCTTTTTGGCAGCCGCGTCCAGGCGCTCCTGGCGGCTGTATGTATGCATGGGCACCAGCACGGTCACTTCGCTTTCCTTGGTGCTTTGCAGGCAGGTGAGGGTCACGGAGACGGTCAGCTCTGCGCCGGTCTCGTCAAAGTTCAGCATATCGTCGGTAACGGCGTCGTAGTGGATCTTGCCGTTCTTGTCGATCACGGTGTAGTCCTCGTCCCACTGGTCGTTCTCTACCTTGTCCACCGTTACGGTGATCGGGTAGTCGGACTTCACTTTTTTGGCCAGGTATGCTTCAATGGCGCTCTGTACATTTACATCCTGATCGTCGGAGTCAATGTCTGCATAATGACCAAAGTCCGGGTCGCTGTGCACGCCGCTGTACTCGATCATCGCCAGTCCGTCGCCGGAGACGTTGAACAGGGCGTTGTCCGCCTGGGTCAGCAGCTTGTCTGCCGGGCTTTCCAGCTTAACGGTGATCACATAGTTGTTGTTTTTCAGCGCGGTGTCTGTGGCGTTAAAGGTCTTGTTGACGGTGGCGTAGCCCTCGGCGCTGACGATGTAGCGGTACTGACCGAAGATGATGGTATAGTACCCCTGTTCGTCCGGCAGGATCGGGTCGCCATAGGCGCCGGAAGCACCGTTTTT comes from Oscillospiraceae bacterium and encodes:
- a CDS encoding sigma-70 family RNA polymerase sigma factor — encoded protein: MTQAERVRQAQAGDVDAFCALYTAYQQKLFHYAYYKLGNVQDAEDVVQDCMLTAFEQLGMLKKPEAFGSWLFSILYHGCAGAIKEQITRRNQSDIAQHANSLACDQTAAFARVELQQALALLSDTDQNIILLSVVVGLKSKEVARITGLTAVNVRQRRSRSLAKMKRYLS
- a CDS encoding PfkB family carbohydrate kinase, with the protein product MKNCVVFNDLSGYGNCSLMAAIPVLTAMGVRVHPVPTAVLTRQTGYDRYSMEDLTGFMPQFTADWQEVQPDGIITGFLSNPAQGDCIADFLTVHRTADTLLVVDPVMADDGSLYDGFDEARCNAVRRLAAQADVLTPNVNELALLCGAEYTEDPAAVRQMGARLAEDHRVVAVTGYRQGTEIHTLVFADGDCTDLAAPLRPGSFSGTGDLFVSVFTGGLLRGRTPAQAAKQAVDFLSHAIAVTHGTDPRAGVDFEKIMEDLL
- a CDS encoding glycoside hydrolase family 127 protein, which encodes MKPISPKHITVTDPFWAPRIRTVAEIVLPYQWQVLHDQVPGAPKSSCIANFQKAAHAIAAAKAGGPRPTYPTDKWYYDDKNSQEKAFMGWVFQDSDLYKWLEAAAYAIPYGNRAYLTEKSREAVEIIAAAQETDGYLDTLYSINGLQNRFTNLKDYHELYCFGHLAQAACARWTMQGERDLLDIACRAADCICRTFGKGKRPGYPGHPLAELALVQLYEVTGKADYLQTADFFIRTRGTRPLFFDRERGVDTDGSDYVYNQAHCPLTAQTTAVGHAVRGVYLYAGAAAVAEHTGNRALQAACETLWQDLCRTKLYVTGALGQTAVGEAFGPAYYLPNDLAYGESCASAGLVFFAQRLYRCHPHAAYGAVAELALWNTIAGAMSADGCHFYYANPLEAEGVLNDTVPERKRQALRRQNWFDCGCAYRTGANVLPWTANLLRQRTATMCSRSLPPSPCAFALSPRYGCCTATPG
- a CDS encoding TIGR04100 family radical SAM protein encodes the protein MADIVYRYYDGVYLNITNQCPCNCAFCIRSKGDAVGDAKEMWFDTEPTWEEIKAAIDAYDFAHTDEAVFCGYGEPTNALDHLLQAADYLRTVNPKIHLRLNTNGLSDLINGKPTAELLCRHFDSISVSLNEPTAEKYDKITRNCYGGKAFDAMLQFTRECVAHCPDVRMTVVDVISPEDIEKSRQVCESTGAKFRVRSFAAGR
- the sdaAA gene encoding L-serine ammonia-lyase, iron-sulfur-dependent, subunit alpha, giving the protein MPYHSIDEILRRCRDRACPFWQVVLTTQAKETQLPETAVLDQMDQMAKAMEDSITQYDPTAVTTGKMGGQNGARLAEYNQKGDTLLGDYLSSVIAAAVQVAESNACMKRIVAAPTAGSCGVIPAVLITYQKQQGLPRPELLRALLVSAGIGSVIAENASISGAQGGCQAEIGSAAAMAAGGLVYLAGGDNDAIAQGAAMALKNMLGLVCDPVAGLVETPCIKRNAAGAANAVVAAQMALAGIQSVIPPDEIIDAMYEIGCQLPACLRETSQAGLATTPTGQKIAEKLGQNQF
- a CDS encoding ZIP family metal transporter is translated as MTPVLQTAVGLAIPFVGTALGAAAVFLFKSNIPPRVQKILLGFASGVMLAASVWSLLLPALELSGSWLPVVVGFLVGIGFLLGLDQLTARLHLEPKPGTAGANSFLLVLAVTLHNVPEGMAVGVAFAGMLAGDGAITPADAFALAVGIALQNIPEGTIVAAPLRSDGCSRSRSFVYGVLSGAVEPVGAVLTILLTALLRPVLPFLLAFAAGAMVYVVLEELNPQAQTGPHGHTGTMGAAAGFALMMAMDVALG
- a CDS encoding PLP-dependent aminotransferase family protein, translating into MLKYTQAYTMFKEMIADGRLRRGERMPSIRRAAELYRISRTTVQNAYFQLAAEGYIYAKPQSGYFVAGGPKAPATPMPRPQVQTPPRLDLTGNSADLSSFDFSLWQRYIKSALRQRQRLLTYSEPQGEYDLRCALADYVRERRNVVTAPEHIVVGAGVQMLLEILCVLLKGRRTVSFPDGSFVQGSTVFAAHGYTVRTRYKDADIIYVSPSHMNRQGDVMPIQRRLELCAHSADTGAVVIEDDFENDFLYSSTPTPSLYALGSGNVVYMGAFSALLLPGIRISFMVLSPALAAAYHQMKDTFAQTASKTEQIALCAYLRDGNMKSRTKKIRRLYTGKAKTLCALLAKALPDHPVRVGENGLQVQIETPMLPDNAPFEQAGLALYIVKEKSGKNIVVVSPSAVPADRLEEAAHAVAAALYKAEEAAKAKQSKDIY
- a CDS encoding beta-propeller domain-containing protein — protein: MKQKDFDFIQHKFEQAQPPLPDGLRAECLKQRILKKESHKVIAMPKRTSRYKAWAVTAACLVMVCVAAVGAGASWYGVPVDGFQSAAQLTAVTAAMTPVDTGEAGCAEATTVLTKQQPGVQQMASVQTENGYMYYAYSASMAEKGRNCVYVFDAASNRQQPLTVIENVAPAQATLQGVITHGERLAVLARDENCTYLRIYSIAEPTKPVLLSAIEQSGACVQAGLVGENVYVLSHFVFDPKAEQSVPALTVNGEIHRALPEHIVRLAGANQAQYTVLGTVDVQTGKAAEDVAAVLGGGTKVQLTKKAAYVGASADADRTAYGVKWNLKSQKCAKITRREAKTLFQLPHEFAADSTERTLYEMGDGWLSIEENLETAAQSLALYDRDFQLLDRLQLEDVTVSHRAAIEQGQRVFALPSYTADAQRRYYGATVFEIRQNKIVLLKTVQNPHPEAMYPGDCVLTDSYVYCFDFCESGDGVCANRFAHAYR
- a CDS encoding ECF transporter S component, which translates into the protein MNKTVKKISFTALFAAMVFGLTMLHIPIGAGGYIHVGDAMIYLSGLLLGPWAFLAASIGAAFSDLASGFATYAIPSAIIKFLIAIPFVALYNKSNKLLTVWTALCTILSGAITVGGYYVADLVLYREGAIADIPANAIQAVGSAVVFIVLALALDKAGIYKRLKGYLNG